The following coding sequences lie in one Pseudomonas syringae CC1557 genomic window:
- a CDS encoding glycosyl transferase family protein — protein MNDYAPLVTETPEEHPFAPFVRILGKGKRGARNLTREEAREAMGMLLDEKVEDTQLGAFLMLLRHKEESPEELAGFTEALRERLNAPAMHVDIDWPTYAGKKRHLPWFLLAAKCLAQNGVKILLHGGGAHTAGRLYTEQLLGLLDIPLCRNWAAVEIALGQENLAFIPLADWAPQLQRMIDLRNTLGLRSPIHSLARILNPLQARCGLQSIFHPGYQSVHRDASSLLGDNAIVVKGDGGEIEINPDTISHLYGTTGGQPWDEEWPALSPRRHVKPATLDPQQLLALWRGELEDSYPQLALISTMALALRGLGVARDEAFQQAQTFWDRRDKTL, from the coding sequence ATGAACGACTACGCACCGCTGGTGACCGAAACGCCGGAAGAACATCCCTTCGCCCCCTTCGTCCGCATCCTTGGCAAAGGCAAACGCGGCGCACGCAACCTGACTCGCGAGGAAGCGCGCGAGGCTATGGGCATGCTGCTTGACGAAAAAGTCGAGGACACCCAGCTCGGCGCATTCCTGATGTTGCTGCGTCACAAGGAAGAAAGCCCCGAGGAACTGGCAGGTTTCACTGAGGCACTGCGCGAACGCCTGAATGCCCCGGCCATGCACGTGGACATCGACTGGCCGACCTACGCTGGCAAGAAGCGCCACCTGCCGTGGTTCCTGCTGGCGGCCAAGTGCCTGGCACAGAACGGCGTGAAGATCCTCCTGCACGGCGGTGGCGCGCATACCGCAGGACGCCTGTACACCGAACAGTTGCTGGGTTTGCTGGATATCCCGCTGTGCCGTAACTGGGCAGCGGTCGAAATCGCGCTCGGGCAGGAAAACCTGGCGTTTATCCCGCTCGCCGACTGGGCGCCGCAGCTGCAACGCATGATCGACCTGCGCAATACGCTAGGCCTGCGCTCTCCCATTCATTCGCTGGCGCGCATTCTCAATCCGCTGCAAGCGCGCTGTGGCCTGCAGAGCATCTTTCATCCGGGCTACCAGAGCGTACACCGCGATGCCAGCAGCCTGCTGGGCGACAACGCCATTGTGGTCAAGGGTGACGGCGGCGAGATCGAGATCAACCCCGACACCATCAGCCATCTGTATGGCACGACGGGTGGACAGCCCTGGGACGAGGAATGGCCAGCGCTTTCGCCGCGTCGGCACGTCAAACCGGCCACCCTTGATCCTCAGCAATTGCTGGCCTTGTGGCGCGGCGAGCTTGAGGACAGCTATCCGCAACTGGCATTGATTTCAACCATGGCGCTTGCACTGCGCGGCCTGGGCGTCGCTCGCGACGAGGCTTTCCAGCAAGCTCAAACGTTCTGGGATCGCCGCGACAAGACCTTATGA
- a CDS encoding glutathione S-transferase family protein produces MGLLVEGRWQDQWYESSKDGAFQRESAQRRNWVTVDGQPGPSGEGGFTAEAGRYHLYVSLACPWAHRTLILRKLKGLEDLIDVSVVSYLMLENGWTFDQQKGSSGNALDGLQYLHQRYTADDPEYTGRVTVPVLWDKQQQRIVSNESAEIIRMFNSAFDELTGNTLDFYPKALTPSIDELNEQIYPNVNNGVYRAGFATSQGAYEEAFDDVFTELDALEKLLGEKRYLTGEHLTEADIRLFTSIVRFDAVYYSHFKCNLRRIADYPNLSNWLRELYQWPGVAETVDFEHIKGHYYGSHRTINPTGIIPKGPALNLHASHDRERLSGKGVWKR; encoded by the coding sequence ATGGGCCTTCTGGTCGAAGGACGCTGGCAAGACCAGTGGTACGAAAGCAGCAAAGACGGTGCATTCCAACGCGAGAGCGCACAGCGTCGCAACTGGGTCACGGTCGACGGGCAGCCTGGGCCATCCGGCGAGGGTGGTTTTACTGCTGAAGCAGGTCGCTACCACCTTTACGTGTCGCTGGCGTGCCCGTGGGCGCATCGCACGCTGATCCTGCGCAAGCTGAAAGGCCTGGAAGACCTGATCGATGTTTCAGTGGTCAGTTACCTGATGCTGGAGAACGGCTGGACTTTCGACCAGCAGAAAGGCTCTAGCGGGAATGCGCTGGATGGTCTGCAGTACCTTCACCAACGCTACACCGCGGATGACCCTGAATACACAGGGCGCGTAACGGTGCCGGTGCTATGGGACAAGCAACAGCAACGCATCGTCAGTAACGAGTCGGCGGAAATCATCCGTATGTTCAACTCTGCTTTTGACGAACTGACCGGCAACACGCTGGATTTCTATCCCAAGGCGTTAACACCGAGCATTGACGAGCTCAATGAGCAGATTTACCCGAACGTTAACAATGGTGTGTATCGGGCAGGATTTGCGACGTCGCAAGGCGCTTACGAAGAAGCATTCGACGATGTATTTACCGAGCTGGATGCGCTGGAAAAGCTCCTGGGAGAGAAGCGCTACCTGACTGGCGAACACCTGACCGAGGCCGATATACGCTTGTTCACCAGCATCGTGCGCTTTGATGCGGTTTATTACAGCCATTTCAAATGCAACCTGCGGCGTATTGCAGACTATCCAAACCTGAGCAACTGGCTGCGCGAGCTCTACCAATGGCCGGGCGTCGCCGAGACCGTGGATTTCGAGCACATCAAAGGTCACTACTACGGCAGCCATCGCACCATCAACCCGACCGGAATCATCCCCAAGGGGCCAGCGCTGAATCTGCACGCTTCTCACGATCGTGAGCGTCTGTCCGGCAAAGGCGTCTGGAAGCGGTAA